The following are encoded in a window of Centroberyx gerrardi isolate f3 chromosome 1, fCenGer3.hap1.cur.20231027, whole genome shotgun sequence genomic DNA:
- the gjd6 gene encoding gap junction protein delta 6 — MTEWTLLKRLLDAVHQHSTMIGRLWLTVMVIFRLLIVAVATEDVYADEQEMFVCNTLQPGCSTVCYDAFAPISQPRFWVFHIISVSTPSLCFIIYTWHNLSKLPHNAAQRQGHGQGAIPGEAGLDGGRDGGREAYDRSCDSDSCSIRSHKHLGHSLADMLEGINPQSLQKGDPNNVVSLSQARPRTYREGNAEGPGASGGVLSKCYVFHVCLRAVLEVGFVLAQWRLFGFQVPVHFLCSSAPCTQPVDCYVSRPTEKTIFLIFMFCVGVFCILLNLLELNHLGWKKIRQVVRLREGASWGGCPGMRGGYETFPLDSPSLTSSLGFRDVTSTTSLPTLDLVVGHRPDWTCAGNCGPLREPEEGIETRLEQPKRQDSHRGERQPLKGKRESRGPKQRSAEVWI; from the coding sequence ATGACGGAGTGGACCCTGCTGAAGCGCCTCCTGGACGCCGTCCACCAGCACTCCACCATGATCGGTCGCCTGTGGCTCACCGTCATGGTCATCTTCCGGCTGCTCATTGTTGCCGTGGCGACCGAAGACGTGTACGCCGACGAGCAAGAGATGTTTGTGTGCAACACGCTGCAGCCGGGATGCTCCACCGTCTGCTATGACGCCTTCGCGCCCATCTCGCAGCCTCGTTTCTGGGTCTTCCACATCATCAGCGTCTCCACGCCGTCCCTCTGCTTCATCATCTACACGTGGCACAACCTCTCCAAGCTGCCCCACAACGCCGCCCAGAGGCAGGGGCACGGACAGGGGGCTATCCCGGGGGAGGCGGGCCTCGACGGGGGGCGAGATGGCGGACGGGAGGCCTACGATCGGAGCTGCGACTCAGACAGTTGCTCCATCCGCTCCCATAAGCATCTGGGCCACAGCCTGGCGGACATGCTGGAAGGCATCAACCCCCAGAGCCTCCAGAAGGGAGACCCCAACAACGTGGTGTCCTTGAGCCAGGCCCGACCTCGCACCTACAGGGAGGGGAACGCAGAGGGTCCCGGGGCCTCTGGGGGGGTTTTGTCCAAGTGTTACGTCTTCCATGTGTGTTTGCGAGCCGTTCTGGAGGTGGGCTTTGTCCTGGCCCAATGGAGGCTGTTTGGCTTCCAGGTGCCCGTCCATTTCCTGTGTTCCTCAGCCCCCTGCACCCAGCCGGTGGACTGCTACGTCTCCAGGCCCACGGAGAAGACCATCTTCCTGATCTTCATGTTCTGCGTGGGGGTTTTCTGCATCCTGCTCAACCTGCTGGAGCTCAACCACCTGGGCTGGAAAAAGATCCGCCAGGTTGTGAGGCTGAGGGAGGGGGCGTCCTGGGGGGGTTGTCCCGGTATGAGAGGGGGATATGAGACCTTCCCTCTGGACAgcccctctctcacctcctctctgggCTTCAGGGATGTGACCAGCACCACCTCCCTGCCCACGCTGGACCTGGTGGTGGGCCACCGGCCAGACTGGACCTGTGCTGGGAACTGTGGCCCGCTGAGGGAGCCTGAGGAAGGCATAGAGACGAGGCTGGAGCAGCCGAAGAGACAGGACTCCcatagaggagagaggcagcctCTGAAGGGtaagagggagagcaggggtCCCAAGCAGAGGAGCGCTGAGGTCTGGATATGA